From a region of the Sminthopsis crassicaudata isolate SCR6 chromosome 6, ASM4859323v1, whole genome shotgun sequence genome:
- the LOC141546291 gene encoding oxytocin-neurophysin 1-like — MGGPGSPQRLAARARPGLACCYLPALLALASACYIQNCPIGGKRSAPDMDVRECLPCGPGSKGRCFGPSICCGEELGCYVGTAESLRCQKESYLPSPCQSGQKACGSGGRCAAAGICCSSDGCGLDSACDQESILS, encoded by the exons ATGGGCGGCCCCGGCTCCCCTCAGCGCCTCGCGGCCCGCGCCCGTCCGGGCCTCGCCTGCTGCTACCTCCCCGCTCTCCTGGCCCTGGCCTCCGCCTGCTACATCCAGAACTGCCCCATCGGCGGGAAGCGCTCGGCGCCGGACATGGACGTGCGCGAG TGCCTCCCCTGCGGCCCCGGAAGCAAAGGGCGCTGCTTCGGCCCCAGCATCTGCTGCGGGGAAGAGCTCGGCTGTTACGTGGGCACCGCCGAGAGCCTGAGGTGCCAGAAAGAGAGCTACCTGCCCTCCCCGTGCCAGTCTGGCCAGAAAGCCTGCGGGAGCGGAGGGCGCTGTGCGGCCGCCGGGATCTGCTGCAGCAGCG ATGGTTGTGGATTGGATTCTGCCTGTGATCAAGAATCTATCCTTTCCTAG